The genomic DNA ATTATACCAAAGAAAACCCATACATGACCCTACAAATGCACAACAAAATATAGTCAGTTCCCCCAAATTTGGGATATACATGATATTTAAATAGTTGGCAAATATCATGTGTCCGGATAGATAAGCAAGGATGGCCAATGTAGTACCTACGATTACAGAGGTACTAGCTGTTAACCCATCTAGGCCGTCTGTTAGATTAGAACCATTGGAAACAGCTGCAATAATAAAAGCTACTATAGCCATATACAACATCCATGTATAATGGGCATTACCTAGTAAGCTAGCTGTTATTTGTGCATAATCCATTTCATTTCCTTTGAAAAATGGAATGGTTGTTTTGGTAGATTTGGTATCGATATATCCAAAGGGGGCTTGATCCATTGGTGTAGTGGGTATTGCTTGGGTTGGTATGGCTACCTCACGTATGACTACGTCCTTATGTAGATACAATGTTGTACTTACCATACAACCTAAAACAATTTGGCCTAATAGTTTGATCCATCCATTCAGTCCATTTTTTTGTTTTTTAAATACCTTGATGTAGTCGTCCAAAAAGCCAACTAAGCCCATCCAAATGGTAGTGGTTAATAATAGAATGATGTATATATTGTGCAATTTTGAAAAGAGTAAGGTAGGCACCACCGTTGCCAGTATCATGAGCATACCCCCCATGGTGGGGATGTTGGCTTTCTTTTTGGCTTCGTGAAATCCTAAAGGTCGATTGGGCTCAGTGATTTGCTTTTTTCTTAAGTAGTCTATAAAGGGTTGGCCTAGTAGAAAAATGATGGTAAAAGAGCTGAGTGTGGCCATGGCTGCTCGAAAGGAAATGTACTTAAACAGGCCGGTGCCAGGCCACTGAAAGGCAGTATGTAGGTATTTGAATAAATAGTATAGCATATAATCGGCTGTATCTACCTTTTTAACAACCTCCTGAGTACCTTACCTATAGGTGATTTGGGTAAACTGTTACAAAACTCCACATATTTAGGTACTTTATAGCGGGCCATTTTTGCTTTACAATAGGCTATAATTTCTTCAGCAGTAAGTGTGGCATCCTTCTTTACAATAAAGACCTTAATGGCTTCTTTTAGACTGACATCAGTTATGCCAATAGCGCCTACTTCTAACACTTTGGGGTGACCGATTAGGGTTTGTTCGATTTCATTTGGATAGACGTTAAAACCAGAAATATTGATCATATCCTTTTTTCGGTCTACAATAGATACAAATCCATTTGCATCCATGGTGGCAATATCGCCTGTTTTAAACCATCCGTTCACAAAGGCACCAGCTGTTTCTATTGGTTTTTGCCAATAGGCTTGGGTGAGCTGGGGCCCTTTGATCAATAGTTCACCAGCTGTTCCATAGGGAAGCTCTTTACCGGTTTCATCCGCTACGATTACAAAAGTACTAGGCAGTGGCATATGGTGGATGCCATTGATCATATCGGTGGAGATACCAGGCGAACATTCGGTTAACCCATATGCTTCTATAAGCTTGCTTCCGGTTAGTTTTTCCCACTGGT from Cardinium endosymbiont of Philonthus spinipes includes the following:
- the mraY gene encoding phospho-N-acetylmuramoyl-pentapeptide-transferase — translated: MLYYLFKYLHTAFQWPGTGLFKYISFRAAMATLSSFTIIFLLGQPFIDYLRKKQITEPNRPLGFHEAKKKANIPTMGGMLMILATVVPTLLFSKLHNIYIILLLTTTIWMGLVGFLDDYIKVFKKQKNGLNGWIKLLGQIVLGCMVSTTLYLHKDVVIREVAIPTQAIPTTPMDQAPFGYIDTKSTKTTIPFFKGNEMDYAQITASLLGNAHYTWMLYMAIVAFIIAAVSNGSNLTDGLDGLTASTSVIVGTTLAILAYLSGHMIFANYLNIMYIPNLGELTIFCCAFVGSCMGFLWYNAYPAQIFMGDTGSLTIGAIIAVVAICIRKELLIPMLCGIFLIENLSVILQTSYFKFTKKRYGVGRRIFKMAPLHHHYQKLGWHESKIVTRFLIFSILLAIATLVTLKIR